Proteins encoded by one window of Burkholderia plantarii:
- the fliM gene encoding flagellar motor switch protein FliM, which produces MGHEEFMSQEEVDALLKGVTGEIDASDEPVEQKGVRPYNLATQERIVRGRMPGLEIINDRFARLLRVGIFNFMRRTAEISVSQVKVQKYSEFTRNLPIPTNLNLVHVKPLRGTSLFVFDPNLVFFVVDNLFGGDGRFHTRVEGRDFTQTEMRIISRLLHLVFEHYTVAWKSVRPLQFEHVRSEMHTQFANVATPNEIVIVTQFSIEFGPTGGTLHICMPYSMIEPIRDVLSSPIQGEALEVDRRWVRVLSQQVQAAEVELTANLTEMPTTFEKILNLRVGDVLPIDVEESIIARVDGVPVMECGYGIFNGQYALRVNRMISASDTMKEGGYD; this is translated from the coding sequence ATGGGCCACGAAGAATTCATGTCGCAGGAGGAGGTCGATGCCCTCCTCAAAGGTGTCACGGGCGAGATCGACGCGAGCGACGAACCAGTCGAGCAGAAAGGCGTCCGCCCGTACAACCTCGCGACGCAGGAACGGATCGTCCGCGGCCGGATGCCCGGCCTCGAGATCATCAACGACCGCTTCGCGCGGCTGTTGCGCGTCGGCATCTTCAACTTCATGCGCCGCACGGCCGAAATCTCGGTCAGCCAGGTGAAGGTGCAGAAGTACAGCGAGTTCACGCGCAACCTGCCGATCCCGACCAACCTGAACCTGGTCCACGTCAAGCCGCTGCGCGGCACCTCGCTGTTCGTGTTCGATCCGAACCTGGTGTTCTTCGTGGTGGACAACCTGTTCGGCGGCGACGGACGTTTCCACACGCGCGTGGAAGGCCGCGACTTCACGCAGACCGAGATGCGCATCATCAGCCGGCTGCTGCACCTGGTGTTCGAGCACTACACGGTGGCCTGGAAGAGCGTGCGCCCGCTGCAGTTCGAGCACGTGCGCTCGGAGATGCACACGCAGTTCGCCAACGTCGCCACCCCCAACGAGATCGTGATCGTCACGCAGTTCTCGATCGAGTTCGGGCCGACGGGCGGCACGCTGCACATCTGCATGCCGTACTCGATGATCGAACCGATCCGCGACGTGCTGAGCTCGCCGATCCAGGGCGAGGCGCTCGAGGTGGACCGCCGCTGGGTGCGGGTGCTGTCGCAGCAGGTGCAGGCCGCCGAGGTCGAACTCACGGCGAACCTCACCGAGATGCCGACCACCTTCGAGAAGATCCTCAACCTGCGGGTCGGCGACGTGCTGCCGATCGACGTCGAGGAATCGATCATCGCGAGGGTCGACGGCGTGCCGGTGATGGAATGCGGCTACGGGATTTTCAATGGGCAATATGCGCTGCGGGTGAACCGGATGATCAGCGCGAGCGATACGATGAAGGAAGGTGGATATGACTGA
- the fliL gene encoding flagellar basal body-associated protein FliL, whose protein sequence is MATTTASASPERPPTGKFKRIFLFALIGLLIAAAGGAAAWFFLLHREAPASAAHAAPQSMSTPVFFPLETMTVNLQSDDGLHYLRIGLTLKLTDPTAQDYLTQHMPEIRSRILLALSNKHPEDLATLDGKRALADELRTLIEQPTQPGNRSARVDAVLFTDFVVQ, encoded by the coding sequence ATGGCCACCACGACCGCTTCCGCTTCACCCGAACGTCCGCCGACCGGCAAGTTCAAGCGCATCTTTTTGTTCGCGCTGATCGGCCTGCTGATTGCCGCCGCCGGCGGCGCCGCCGCCTGGTTCTTCCTGCTGCACCGCGAGGCGCCGGCCAGTGCCGCGCATGCCGCCCCGCAATCGATGTCGACGCCGGTGTTCTTCCCGCTCGAGACGATGACGGTGAACCTGCAGTCCGACGACGGCCTGCACTACCTGCGCATCGGCCTGACGCTGAAGCTGACCGATCCGACCGCGCAGGATTACCTGACGCAGCACATGCCGGAGATCCGCAGCCGGATCCTGCTCGCCCTGTCGAACAAGCATCCCGAGGATCTCGCGACGCTCGACGGCAAGCGCGCGCTGGCCGACGAGTTGCGCACGCTGATCGAGCAGCCGACGCAGCCGGGCAATCGCAGCGCGCGCGTCGACGCGGTGCTGTTCACCGATTTCGTCGTCCAGTAA
- a CDS encoding LysR family transcriptional regulator: MELRALRYFIEVVRQRSFTAAAEQMFVTQPTISKMVKALEDEIGSPLLLRDSRQMVLTDAGRIVFQRGQDVLAAQAQLQAELDDLAELGRGELTIGIPPLGGAAFTPAIAVFRRRYPNIELKLFEEGARTIEAALERGELELGGVLEPVDPAVFEVLRMVHAPLWLVSRRGARWDGEDSVPLADLAEEPFVFYAESLALHQAVLDACAKAGFTPSIVSRSGHWDFMAALVHAGVGIALLPAPYCRRLDPAQFSCRPIVEPEIEWSIALGWLRRGYLSHAARAWIEVVREVGPVDPDDDLAFDNLRAWSADASRR; encoded by the coding sequence ATGGAGCTGCGCGCGCTGCGCTATTTCATCGAGGTGGTCCGCCAGCGGAGCTTCACGGCCGCGGCCGAGCAGATGTTCGTGACCCAGCCGACCATCAGCAAGATGGTGAAGGCGCTCGAGGACGAGATCGGCTCGCCGCTGCTGCTGCGCGACAGCCGCCAGATGGTGCTGACCGACGCTGGCCGGATCGTGTTCCAGCGCGGCCAGGACGTGCTCGCCGCGCAGGCGCAGTTGCAGGCCGAGCTCGACGACCTGGCCGAACTCGGCCGCGGCGAGCTGACGATCGGCATCCCGCCGCTGGGCGGCGCCGCGTTCACGCCGGCCATCGCCGTGTTCCGGCGTCGCTATCCAAACATCGAGCTGAAGCTGTTCGAAGAGGGCGCGCGCACCATCGAGGCCGCGCTCGAACGCGGCGAACTCGAGCTGGGCGGGGTGCTCGAACCGGTCGATCCGGCCGTGTTCGAGGTGCTGCGGATGGTGCATGCGCCGCTGTGGCTCGTGTCGCGGCGCGGCGCGCGCTGGGACGGCGAGGACAGCGTGCCGCTCGCCGATCTCGCCGAGGAGCCGTTCGTGTTCTATGCCGAATCGCTGGCGCTGCATCAGGCCGTCCTCGACGCCTGCGCGAAGGCCGGCTTCACGCCGTCGATCGTCAGCCGCAGCGGCCACTGGGATTTCATGGCCGCGCTGGTCCACGCGGGGGTCGGCATCGCGCTGCTGCCGGCGCCGTACTGCCGGCGGCTCGATCCCGCGCAGTTCAGCTGCCGGCCGATCGTCGAGCCCGAGATCGAATGGTCGATCGCGCTCGGCTGGCTGCGGCGCGGCTACCTTTCGCACGCGGCGCGGGCCTGGATCGAGGTGGTGCGTGAAGTGGGGCCGGTCGATCCCGACGACGATCTGGCATTCGACAACCTGCGCGCCTGGAGCGCGGACGCCTCGCGCCGTTAG